In the genome of Chloroflexi bacterium ADurb.Bin180, one region contains:
- the pta_1 gene encoding Phosphate acetyltransferase has translation MVTLYITSTTPYAGKSALCVGLGRRFQKDGYRIGYMRPLTTAKTCIGECVVDEEAGSMQQLLGLADSASAIWPVSLDSVAVEGILRGEERDYVAVVKSAFAQVSRNKDIVLLEGGSRSSQGLAIGLAADLIAEMVDARVLVVAKYDVPAVVVLDDLLADKARLGKRMLGVVLNGVERNRLDYVRQLVVPFLAKRDIPTLAVMPMERVFSSVSIRELADALQGDIICRPDLAGELVENLMVGAMSVDTALTYFRHKLNKAVITGGDRPDIQLAALETSTRCLILTGNLRPNPLIINRAEESGVAILMSKHDTMTTVQIAEQTMSRTRFHQEKKVERFQRMLADTMDFDMLYQSLGLPTKQG, from the coding sequence ATGGTCACCCTGTACATCACGTCGACAACTCCGTATGCCGGCAAGAGCGCCCTGTGCGTGGGTCTGGGCCGTCGTTTCCAGAAGGACGGCTACAGAATCGGCTACATGCGCCCGCTGACCACCGCCAAGACGTGCATCGGTGAGTGTGTCGTGGACGAAGAGGCGGGCTCGATGCAGCAGTTGCTGGGGCTCGCCGACTCGGCCTCTGCCATCTGGCCAGTCTCCCTGGATTCGGTCGCTGTCGAGGGGATCTTGCGCGGAGAAGAGCGCGACTATGTTGCCGTGGTCAAGTCTGCCTTTGCCCAGGTCTCCAGGAACAAGGACATTGTGCTGCTCGAGGGCGGCAGCCGCTCGAGCCAGGGTCTGGCCATTGGCCTCGCGGCAGATCTCATCGCCGAGATGGTCGATGCGAGGGTCCTGGTTGTCGCCAAGTACGACGTGCCTGCTGTGGTGGTTCTGGACGACCTCCTGGCCGACAAGGCCAGGCTTGGGAAACGCATGCTGGGCGTCGTGCTCAACGGGGTAGAGCGCAACCGCCTGGACTATGTCCGCCAGCTTGTTGTTCCATTCCTGGCCAAGCGTGATATCCCGACCCTGGCCGTTATGCCCATGGAGCGCGTCTTTTCCTCCGTGTCGATCCGCGAGCTGGCCGATGCGCTTCAGGGCGACATTATCTGCCGACCGGACCTGGCCGGCGAGTTGGTTGAGAACCTCATGGTTGGCGCAATGAGCGTCGACACCGCCCTCACTTACTTCCGCCACAAGCTCAACAAGGCCGTCATCACCGGCGGCGACCGCCCCGACATCCAGCTCGCTGCTCTCGAAACGTCCACCAGGTGCCTGATCCTCACCGGCAACCTGCGGCCCAATCCGCTGATCATCAACCGCGCCGAAGAGTCGGGCGTAGCGATCCTGATGTCCAAGCACGACACGATGACCACCGTTCAGATCGCCGAGCAGACTATGAGCCGCACGCGCTTCCATCAGGAGAAAAAGGTCGAGCGCTTCCAGCGGATGCTCGCCGACACGATGGATTTCGACATGCTCTACCAATCCCTCGGCCTGCCCACGAAACAGGGCTAG
- the eno gene encoding Enolase, with the protein MTTLIDAIVAREILDSRGNPTVEVEVLLSGGAVGRAAVPSGASTGVHEAVELRDGDKKRYGGKGVLTAVKNVNETLALELAGWDALDQVGIDEFMCEFDATTNKSKYGANAILGISLAVARAAAVAVGLPLYRYLGGVSARTLPVPMMNILNGGKHAENSTDLQEFMVMPTGAPTFGDALRWGSEIYTQLKKVLHGKKYNTNVGDEGGFAPSLSANHEAIDVILEAITKAGYVPGKDVHIALDPAASELYQDGHYHLAREGRQLTGAEMVDFYADWVAKYPIISIEDGLSQDDWESWELLRQRIGDRVQIVGDDLLVTNVERLKTGIARKAANSILIKLNQIGTLTETIAAVEMAKKAAWTAIISHRSGETEDTTIADLSVALNAGQIKTGAPCRSERVAKYNQLLRIEEELGESAVYPGLSAFYNLQR; encoded by the coding sequence ATGACCACGCTGATCGACGCCATCGTCGCGCGAGAGATCCTCGACTCGAGGGGCAACCCTACGGTAGAGGTTGAGGTCCTGTTGTCCGGGGGAGCGGTTGGCCGCGCGGCTGTTCCTTCCGGTGCGTCTACCGGAGTGCACGAGGCGGTGGAGCTGCGCGACGGCGACAAGAAGCGCTACGGCGGCAAGGGCGTGCTCACCGCGGTCAAGAACGTCAACGAGACGCTGGCCCTCGAGCTGGCGGGCTGGGACGCTCTCGACCAGGTAGGCATCGACGAGTTCATGTGTGAGTTCGATGCCACCACCAACAAGAGCAAGTATGGCGCCAATGCCATTCTTGGCATCTCGTTGGCTGTTGCGCGGGCTGCAGCCGTGGCCGTCGGCCTGCCACTCTATCGCTACCTCGGCGGAGTGAGCGCCAGAACGCTGCCTGTGCCGATGATGAACATCCTCAACGGTGGCAAGCACGCCGAAAACAGCACCGACCTGCAAGAGTTCATGGTCATGCCGACGGGCGCCCCAACCTTTGGCGACGCCCTGCGCTGGGGCAGCGAGATCTATACGCAGCTCAAGAAGGTCCTGCACGGGAAAAAGTACAACACCAACGTGGGCGACGAAGGCGGGTTTGCTCCCTCGCTCAGCGCCAACCACGAAGCAATCGACGTCATCCTCGAAGCAATCACCAAAGCCGGCTATGTCCCGGGCAAGGACGTGCACATTGCCCTCGACCCGGCAGCAAGCGAGCTCTACCAGGACGGGCACTACCATCTGGCCAGAGAGGGCCGCCAGCTCACTGGCGCCGAGATGGTCGACTTTTACGCCGACTGGGTGGCCAAATATCCGATCATCTCCATCGAGGATGGCCTTTCGCAGGACGACTGGGAGAGCTGGGAGCTGCTGCGCCAGCGCATCGGCGATAGAGTGCAAATAGTCGGCGACGACCTGCTCGTGACCAACGTCGAGCGGCTCAAGACCGGCATCGCCCGCAAGGCGGCGAACTCGATCCTCATCAAGCTGAACCAGATCGGCACGCTGACCGAAACCATCGCCGCGGTGGAGATGGCCAAGAAGGCCGCCTGGACGGCCATCATCTCGCACCGCAGCGGCGAAACTGAGGACACTACCATTGCCGACCTGTCCGTGGCCCTGAACGCCGGCCAGATCAAAACCGGTGCCCCCTGCCGCTCTGAACGGGTGGCCAAGTACAATCAGCTCTTGCGTATCGAGGAGGAGCTGGGCGAGTCGGCGGTGTACCCCGGGCTCAGCGCGTTCTACAATCTGCAGCGATAG
- the valS gene encoding Valine--tRNA ligase produces METHEMPKNYDHRTVEERLYAWWESSGYFTPKIDPKKKPFVISMPPPNVTGELHLGHAITAALQDLMIRYHRMLGQPTLWLPGEDHASIAAQYVVEKSIANEGLTRVGLGRDKFLERLWDWMRRYRHVIAQQHRRLGTSCDWTRERFTMDEGLARAVREAFVRLYNKGLIYRGTYLVNWCPRCTTALSDLEVEHEDEQSSLFYVRYPLEGTEDEYITVATTRPETILGDTAVAVNPDDQRHAALVGRKAILPVMHRAIPIIGDASVDPAFGTGAVKVTPGHDPTDYEIGQRHHLPTVNILNDDGTLNDNAGPYAGLDRLVARKKLVDELQSLGLLVKIDPYTHAVGHCQRCRTIVEPRISTQWFVKIQPLADPAIAAARDGRIRFVPERFAKTYFNWMEGIRDWCISRQLWWGHRIPVWYCDNCGAMSASTQEVLSACPKCGSSRLHQDPDVLDTWFSSGLWPFSTLGWPDDTEDLRYFYPTDVMETAYDILFFWVARMIMQGIEMTGQVPFHTVYLHGLVRDEKGQKMSKSKGNVVDPLVVIEQHGADALRFALLTGSTPGNDMKLQPSKVEGARNFANKLWNAARFVLANLPESYAPAEIEHQCQLWEAQPESLSLADRWVLSRHNRLIGEVTRLIEQFQFGEAGRQLYDFLWGEYCDWYIEIAKSQLNSGDEAAAARTRAILLYVLDRTLRLLHPFMPFVTEEIWQHLPHEGDALIIAAWPLAGALDDEAEAQMGPIMEMVRAIRNARAEYEVEPSRTIAAIVVAGGKAGLVRSHADILARLARIDPAQLSIETALQLKPRQALALVVSGYEVYLPLAGLVDIDRERARLKGEVSSVGREIERCGKLLENAGFVSKAPAEVVDKERAKLEDLKLRLAKLTDRLNALQE; encoded by the coding sequence ATGGAAACGCACGAGATGCCCAAGAACTATGACCACCGGACCGTGGAGGAGCGTCTCTACGCCTGGTGGGAGAGCAGCGGCTACTTTACGCCCAAGATCGATCCGAAGAAAAAACCCTTTGTCATCTCGATGCCGCCGCCCAACGTCACTGGCGAACTGCACCTGGGCCACGCCATCACCGCTGCCCTGCAGGACCTGATGATCCGCTACCACCGCATGCTCGGGCAACCGACGTTGTGGCTGCCTGGTGAGGATCATGCCAGCATCGCCGCTCAGTACGTGGTCGAAAAGAGCATCGCCAACGAGGGCCTGACCCGCGTCGGCCTGGGCCGGGACAAGTTCCTGGAGCGCCTCTGGGACTGGATGAGGCGCTACCGGCATGTCATCGCCCAGCAGCACCGCCGGTTGGGTACTTCCTGCGACTGGACCAGAGAACGCTTTACTATGGATGAGGGCCTGGCACGGGCCGTGCGCGAGGCCTTTGTGCGGCTGTACAACAAGGGCCTCATCTATCGCGGCACCTATCTGGTGAACTGGTGTCCTCGCTGCACCACGGCCCTCAGCGACCTGGAGGTGGAGCACGAAGACGAGCAAAGCAGTCTCTTCTATGTGCGCTATCCACTCGAGGGTACCGAGGACGAGTACATCACCGTGGCCACCACGCGGCCAGAAACCATCCTGGGCGACACGGCTGTCGCCGTGAACCCGGATGATCAGAGGCACGCTGCTCTGGTAGGCCGCAAGGCCATCCTCCCTGTAATGCACCGCGCCATCCCCATCATAGGTGACGCGAGTGTCGACCCGGCCTTTGGCACCGGTGCGGTCAAGGTCACGCCAGGGCATGACCCGACCGACTATGAAATTGGCCAGCGCCACCACCTGCCGACAGTCAACATCCTCAACGACGACGGCACGCTGAACGACAACGCGGGACCCTACGCCGGGCTGGACCGCCTGGTGGCCCGCAAGAAGCTGGTCGACGAATTGCAGTCGCTGGGCCTGCTGGTCAAGATCGATCCTTACACCCACGCGGTGGGACACTGCCAGCGCTGCCGAACGATCGTCGAACCGCGCATCTCGACGCAGTGGTTCGTCAAGATCCAGCCGCTGGCCGACCCGGCCATCGCCGCTGCGCGAGACGGCCGGATCCGCTTTGTTCCGGAACGCTTTGCCAAGACCTACTTTAACTGGATGGAGGGCATCCGCGACTGGTGCATCTCGCGCCAGCTCTGGTGGGGCCATCGTATTCCGGTCTGGTACTGCGACAACTGCGGTGCCATGAGCGCCAGCACGCAAGAGGTGCTGTCGGCCTGCCCCAAGTGCGGCAGCAGCCGCCTGCACCAGGATCCAGACGTGCTGGATACCTGGTTCTCTTCCGGGCTGTGGCCCTTCTCCACTCTGGGCTGGCCGGATGACACGGAGGATCTGCGCTACTTTTACCCCACCGACGTCATGGAAACGGCCTACGACATCCTTTTCTTCTGGGTGGCGCGTATGATTATGCAGGGCATCGAGATGACCGGACAGGTGCCCTTCCACACCGTCTACCTGCACGGACTGGTGCGCGATGAAAAGGGCCAGAAGATGAGCAAGTCCAAGGGCAACGTCGTGGACCCGCTCGTCGTCATAGAGCAGCACGGTGCCGACGCCCTGCGCTTTGCCCTGCTGACCGGCAGCACGCCCGGCAACGATATGAAGCTCCAGCCGAGTAAAGTCGAAGGTGCGCGCAACTTTGCCAACAAGCTGTGGAACGCGGCCCGGTTCGTTCTGGCCAATCTGCCCGAGAGCTATGCTCCAGCCGAAATAGAACATCAATGCCAGCTCTGGGAAGCACAGCCCGAAAGCCTGAGCCTGGCCGACCGCTGGGTGCTCAGCCGCCACAATCGGCTGATTGGTGAGGTCACCCGCCTCATCGAGCAGTTTCAGTTCGGCGAGGCTGGCCGGCAGCTCTATGATTTCCTGTGGGGGGAGTACTGTGACTGGTACATCGAGATCGCCAAGTCGCAGCTCAATTCCGGGGACGAGGCAGCAGCGGCTCGCACCAGGGCAATCTTGCTCTACGTCCTGGACCGCACCCTGCGCCTGCTGCATCCCTTTATGCCCTTCGTCACTGAGGAGATCTGGCAGCACCTGCCCCACGAAGGCGACGCGCTGATCATCGCCGCCTGGCCCCTGGCCGGCGCACTGGACGATGAGGCCGAGGCGCAGATGGGGCCGATCATGGAGATGGTGCGGGCCATCCGCAACGCGCGCGCCGAGTATGAGGTCGAGCCATCTCGCACGATTGCCGCCATCGTGGTGGCAGGCGGCAAGGCCGGGCTGGTCCGTTCCCACGCCGACATTCTGGCCCGTTTGGCGCGCATCGATCCAGCTCAACTGAGCATCGAAACGGCGCTCCAGCTCAAGCCCCGTCAGGCTTTGGCGCTGGTCGTGAGCGGCTATGAAGTCTACTTGCCTCTGGCCGGCCTGGTCGATATCGACCGCGAGCGGGCCCGGCTGAAGGGCGAGGTGAGCAGTGTCGGGCGAGAAATCGAGCGCTGCGGCAAGCTGCTCGAGAACGCAGGCTTTGTGTCCAAGGCTCCCGCCGAAGTTGTCGACAAGGAACGAGCCAAGCTGGAGGATCTCAAGCTGCGTCTGGCCAAGCTCACCGACCGGCTCAATGCACTGCAGGAGTAG
- a CDS encoding Chain length determinant protein has protein sequence MELAEYWEVLWRWGWVILLVTAFCAGAAIGYGQLQTPRYTSIVELSVMPERIDQGLTQTVVNLLNNYASGIRSLGMARRVVERLGLSEWDPAALRSHIKASADQARFRVKIEVTDTDPLFAQRVAQTASDLFIADVREFADRQDPLDRLVATPLNGGAQAATRTWPKNKLLAFLGFGGGLFLGLLVALVLEWSRVIPLETAEQVEESSGLPVIASIPRAK, from the coding sequence ATGGAACTGGCCGAATACTGGGAGGTTCTGTGGCGCTGGGGGTGGGTGATCCTGCTGGTAACAGCATTCTGTGCCGGAGCAGCTATTGGCTACGGGCAGCTGCAGACCCCGCGCTACACCTCCATTGTAGAGCTGTCTGTGATGCCCGAGCGGATAGACCAGGGACTAACCCAGACCGTGGTCAACTTGCTAAACAACTATGCCTCCGGCATTCGCTCCCTGGGCATGGCGCGACGGGTAGTGGAACGCCTTGGTCTGTCGGAGTGGGACCCGGCAGCTCTCCGCTCTCATATCAAGGCCTCGGCAGATCAGGCCCGCTTCCGCGTCAAGATCGAGGTCACGGACACTGACCCTCTCTTCGCTCAGCGCGTGGCCCAGACCGCCTCTGATCTCTTTATCGCTGATGTTCGCGAGTTTGCCGATCGTCAGGACCCCCTCGACCGACTGGTCGCGACCCCCCTGAATGGCGGCGCACAGGCGGCCACGAGAACCTGGCCCAAGAACAAGCTGCTGGCCTTTCTGGGATTCGGCGGCGGCTTGTTCCTCGGCCTGCTGGTTGCCCTGGTGCTGGAGTGGTCCAGAGTGATTCCTCTGGAAACGGCCGAACAGGTGGAGGAATCGTCGGGGCTGCCGGTCATTGCCAGCATCCCGCGGGCCAAATGA
- a CDS encoding Ribonuclease: MKITFFGAAQTVTGSMHMVEANGRRILLDCGLFQGRRQETFERNRHLPFDARDVDAVVLSHAHIDHSGNIPNLVSSGFRGRIYCTYATRDLCSAMLLDSGHIQESDVTYVNNKRRRAGQPPVEPVYTVADARASLKHLEGIAYHRAFPVTDGIAATFFDAGHILGSAVTVLEIVEAGQKRHLCFSGDLGRRHLPVLRDPEPPPQVDAMIVESTYGTRLHASPEEAAHSLSQAIGHTIERGGKVIIPAFAVGRTQDIVYDLHKLIQNGDLPSLPVYVDSPLAVDVTRMFRLHPECYDQEMRQYVNQQDDPFGFHRLVYVRSVEESKALNQLRTPCIIVSASGMCEGGRILHHLKNNLGDPRNTVLFVGFQAENTLGRKLVEGNKTVPILGEMVHVRAEVSALDGYSAHADHDEILSYVNLVRAAGNLEHAYCVHGDAESCEAMGTAFRQLGVKDVTVPQLGQAVDL, from the coding sequence GTGAAAATCACCTTCTTCGGAGCGGCGCAAACGGTGACCGGCTCCATGCATATGGTCGAGGCCAACGGCAGACGAATCCTGCTAGACTGTGGCCTCTTTCAGGGCCGGCGCCAGGAAACCTTCGAGCGCAACAGACACCTTCCCTTCGACGCGCGAGATGTCGATGCAGTAGTGCTCTCTCACGCCCACATTGACCACAGTGGCAACATTCCCAACCTGGTCAGCAGCGGGTTCAGGGGCCGCATCTACTGCACCTACGCCACCCGCGACCTGTGCAGCGCCATGCTGCTGGACTCGGGTCACATCCAGGAAAGCGACGTCACCTACGTCAACAACAAGCGCCGCCGTGCCGGGCAGCCGCCGGTGGAGCCAGTGTACACCGTAGCCGACGCCCGTGCCAGCCTTAAGCACCTGGAAGGCATCGCCTACCACCGAGCATTTCCTGTAACCGACGGCATCGCGGCCACGTTCTTCGACGCCGGACACATTCTGGGCTCGGCAGTCACTGTTCTGGAGATTGTGGAGGCCGGCCAGAAGCGGCATCTGTGTTTTAGCGGCGACCTAGGTCGACGCCACTTGCCGGTGCTGCGCGACCCCGAACCCCCTCCCCAGGTCGATGCCATGATCGTCGAAAGCACCTATGGCACTCGTTTGCACGCCTCGCCTGAGGAGGCAGCACACTCCTTGAGCCAGGCCATCGGCCACACCATCGAGCGAGGCGGCAAGGTGATTATCCCGGCTTTTGCCGTGGGTCGAACGCAGGATATTGTCTACGACCTGCACAAGCTGATCCAGAACGGGGACCTGCCGTCTCTGCCGGTCTATGTGGACAGCCCCCTGGCGGTGGACGTCACCCGTATGTTCCGTCTCCACCCCGAATGCTACGATCAGGAGATGCGCCAGTACGTCAACCAGCAGGACGACCCCTTTGGTTTTCACCGGCTGGTGTATGTGCGCTCGGTCGAAGAGTCCAAAGCGCTCAACCAGCTGCGCACACCCTGCATCATCGTCAGTGCCTCGGGCATGTGCGAAGGCGGACGCATCCTGCACCACCTCAAGAACAACCTCGGCGATCCACGCAACACAGTGCTATTCGTGGGCTTTCAGGCCGAGAACACCCTCGGCCGCAAGCTGGTCGAAGGCAACAAGACGGTGCCGATCCTTGGCGAGATGGTTCACGTGCGCGCTGAGGTCAGCGCCCTTGATGGTTACAGCGCCCATGCCGACCATGACGAGATTCTGTCCTATGTCAACCTGGTACGAGCAGCAGGGAACCTCGAACACGCGTACTGTGTTCACGGGGATGCCGAGTCCTGTGAGGCCATGGGCACTGCCTTTCGCCAGCTGGGCGTGAAGGATGTCACAGTGCCGCAGCTCGGACAGGCGGTAGACCTGTGA
- a CDS encoding putative hydrolase, with protein MTGRANGDRGRWRVDLHIHTCYSPDSLTRLEEVIAAAARRSLAALAITDHDAVDGALALARIASFPVIVGEEIETGDGEIIGLFLKEFIPPRLGPAETVARIRRQGGVVYVPHPFDHHRFPLREPTLQALASEVDLVEVLNARVSNAAFNARAASFARQHNLPGGAGSDAHSPGEIGRAYVEMEPFTDRDSFMSSIARATVGGTVSGFHVHFLSTWAKLIKRRRTP; from the coding sequence GTGACCGGGCGGGCCAACGGCGACCGCGGCCGCTGGCGGGTCGACCTGCATATCCACACCTGCTACTCGCCCGACTCGTTGACGCGTCTCGAAGAGGTGATCGCTGCGGCAGCCCGGCGCAGCCTGGCCGCTCTGGCCATCACCGACCACGACGCCGTCGACGGGGCACTGGCCCTGGCCAGGATCGCCTCTTTTCCCGTCATTGTGGGCGAAGAGATCGAAACTGGGGATGGCGAGATCATCGGCCTGTTCCTGAAAGAGTTCATTCCTCCGCGGCTTGGCCCTGCAGAGACGGTCGCACGCATTCGCCGCCAGGGGGGGGTTGTCTACGTGCCCCACCCTTTTGACCACCACCGCTTTCCTTTGCGCGAGCCGACCCTCCAGGCACTGGCTTCCGAGGTAGACCTCGTCGAAGTCCTGAACGCCAGGGTGAGCAACGCGGCATTCAATGCGAGGGCGGCGAGCTTTGCCCGACAACACAACCTTCCCGGAGGCGCAGGCAGCGACGCCCATTCACCCGGCGAGATCGGTCGCGCCTACGTGGAGATGGAACCCTTCACCGACCGTGATAGCTTTATGTCCAGCATTGCCCGGGCCACTGTGGGTGGAACCGTGAGCGGGTTCCACGTTCACTTCCTGTCCACATGGGCCAAGCTGATCAAACGCAGGAGAACGCCATGA
- the prsW gene encoding Protease PrsW produces MSTEQALLWSIAAAIVPTAVYVMVLWWLDRYEKEPQRLLWSAFIWGAAPAVILSLVAESVLQIPLADLGKAGAELASSSFLAPVVEELAKGVAVLLILLLFRSEFDNVLDGIIYGATVGFGFAMTENVFYFMDSFAESGVDGLTIVIFMRAIVFGLNHALFTSVFGAALGYTRQTRTGCLRWLAPPLGLLGAMTLHGIHNLFASLSGEMCFSLVISFLSDWAGVLVILVVLWLSARQEKRWITENLRPEVASGLISQADYDMICSYRRRQAALWRARLRLDRGETRRVDRLTRLATELAFKLHQGDDKRARKLREQIAALNGIPPVQGGTSG; encoded by the coding sequence ATGAGCACTGAGCAAGCTCTGTTGTGGTCAATCGCTGCCGCTATCGTCCCGACGGCTGTCTATGTGATGGTACTGTGGTGGCTTGACCGCTACGAGAAGGAGCCGCAGCGGCTCCTCTGGTCGGCGTTCATCTGGGGTGCCGCGCCGGCGGTGATTCTCTCACTAGTCGCCGAGTCGGTCCTGCAGATTCCCCTGGCAGATCTGGGGAAGGCTGGTGCCGAGCTGGCGTCCAGCTCCTTCCTTGCCCCCGTGGTGGAGGAGCTGGCCAAGGGCGTCGCGGTTCTCCTGATCTTGCTGCTCTTCCGCAGCGAGTTCGACAACGTGCTCGACGGCATTATCTATGGTGCGACGGTTGGCTTTGGTTTCGCCATGACCGAGAACGTCTTTTACTTTATGGACAGTTTTGCCGAGAGCGGCGTCGACGGCCTGACCATAGTCATCTTTATGCGGGCGATCGTGTTTGGCTTGAACCACGCCCTTTTTACCTCTGTTTTCGGGGCCGCTCTGGGTTACACCAGACAGACCAGAACCGGCTGCCTGCGCTGGCTGGCTCCACCTCTCGGATTGCTGGGCGCAATGACTCTGCACGGGATCCACAACCTGTTCGCCTCGCTTTCCGGAGAAATGTGTTTTAGTTTAGTGATTAGTTTCCTCAGCGATTGGGCGGGCGTGCTGGTCATTCTGGTCGTGCTGTGGCTCTCGGCCAGGCAGGAGAAAAGGTGGATCACTGAAAACCTCCGGCCAGAGGTCGCCAGCGGCCTGATCTCTCAGGCGGACTATGACATGATCTGCTCCTATCGCCGGCGGCAGGCGGCGCTGTGGCGGGCCAGACTGAGGTTGGACAGGGGAGAGACACGCCGTGTCGACCGACTGACCCGACTCGCCACCGAGTTGGCCTTCAAGCTGCATCAGGGCGACGACAAGAGAGCCCGGAAACTTCGCGAGCAAATCGCTGCCCTCAACGGGATTCCACCAGTGCAAGGAGGTACCAGTGGCTGA
- the crtI gene encoding Phytoene desaturase (lycopene-forming) produces the protein MADRSYEAVVVGAGNGGLAAAAQLAAKGVKVLLLEQHNVPGGFATSFVRGRFEFEGAMHLIADMGPPENRGSVREFLEDDLGVHLQWFEIPEAYRLIQTDPAHAMNVKIHYGVDRFVNDIASAVPGSREAVARYVDLCLEVVDAITYLGESRGKPDRKVLMSRYGNLLKTAAYTVDDVEKRLNVPDRALEIFHALWTYLGCPTSRLNFTVFAAMMAKLIVYGGYIPRHRSHEFTSAVEARIRELGGTTEFNTRVEQILVDNGQVTGVVTSKGERIATRHVVSNASPTLVYNRLIQPRSAVPPVALQEANAHVNGVAGFTVYLGLDASPQQLGLTEYSYLVYESGDSTRMYETMKTLGVPRAQASSCLNNCVPDCSPPGTSIVAITTLFRPDAWSQVRAEDYVAVKNRIALGLIEDFEKATGAPLRQHIEEVEVATPLTYARYTGSHGGTIYGYEPESWDSLLPRMMALTGPRAVQGLEFCGGYAFRCHGYSSSFMSGQTAGLLTLQSLINERG, from the coding sequence GTGGCTGATCGCTCCTATGAAGCAGTAGTAGTCGGTGCTGGCAATGGCGGGCTGGCGGCAGCCGCCCAGCTCGCTGCCAAGGGTGTCAAGGTGCTGCTGCTCGAACAGCACAACGTGCCAGGCGGTTTTGCCACCAGCTTTGTGCGCGGACGATTCGAGTTCGAGGGCGCAATGCACCTCATCGCTGATATGGGACCGCCCGAGAACCGGGGGTCGGTGCGCGAGTTCCTGGAAGATGACCTGGGCGTCCACCTGCAATGGTTCGAGATCCCCGAGGCCTACCGGCTCATCCAGACTGACCCGGCCCACGCGATGAACGTCAAGATACACTATGGCGTGGATCGTTTTGTCAATGACATCGCCAGCGCTGTGCCTGGCTCGCGCGAAGCCGTGGCCAGGTATGTCGACCTCTGCCTGGAGGTAGTTGATGCGATCACCTACCTGGGCGAGTCGCGCGGCAAGCCAGACCGCAAGGTGCTGATGTCCAGGTACGGCAACTTGCTCAAGACGGCGGCCTACACGGTGGACGATGTCGAGAAGCGGCTGAACGTGCCCGACCGCGCCCTGGAGATCTTCCACGCCCTGTGGACCTACCTGGGCTGCCCTACCAGTCGGCTGAACTTTACCGTCTTTGCGGCGATGATGGCCAAGCTCATCGTCTACGGCGGCTATATCCCGCGCCACCGCTCGCACGAGTTCACCTCTGCCGTTGAGGCGCGCATCCGTGAGCTCGGCGGAACGACCGAGTTCAACACCAGAGTCGAGCAGATCCTGGTCGACAACGGGCAGGTGACAGGAGTAGTGACCTCCAAGGGCGAGCGGATCGCCACGCGCCACGTGGTCTCCAACGCTTCGCCGACCCTGGTCTACAACCGGCTCATTCAGCCGCGCAGTGCTGTGCCTCCTGTTGCCCTGCAGGAGGCCAATGCCCACGTGAATGGCGTAGCGGGCTTTACCGTATATCTCGGCCTGGATGCCTCGCCCCAACAACTCGGCCTCACCGAGTACAGCTACCTGGTGTACGAGAGCGGCGACTCTACCCGAATGTATGAAACGATGAAGACCCTCGGCGTCCCCCGGGCACAGGCCAGTTCCTGCCTCAACAACTGCGTGCCTGACTGCTCACCGCCAGGCACAAGCATCGTCGCCATCACCACCCTCTTTCGACCTGACGCCTGGAGCCAAGTCAGAGCCGAGGACTATGTAGCAGTCAAGAACCGCATCGCGCTGGGTCTCATCGAGGATTTCGAAAAGGCCACCGGCGCTCCGCTCCGCCAGCACATCGAGGAAGTCGAGGTCGCCACCCCTCTGACCTATGCGCGCTACACCGGCAGTCACGGCGGCACCATCTACGGCTACGAGCCAGAGTCCTGGGACTCGCTCTTGCCGAGGATGATGGCGCTTACCGGACCCAGGGCAGTGCAAGGCCTCGAGTTCTGCGGCGGCTACGCCTTCCGCTGCCACGGCTACAGCAGTTCCTTCATGTCAGGCCAGACCGCGGGACTGTTGACGCTGCAGAGCCTGATCAACGAGAGAGGGTAG